From Pseudomonadota bacterium, the proteins below share one genomic window:
- a CDS encoding antitoxin Xre/MbcA/ParS toxin-binding domain-containing protein: protein MSNISASKLAPRVGANSLRLNPGMSNSLGHQASNRFVEVRTAGSVRGADSRFIYKVSSKNVRTKLEDVEFRLAELERASLKPGSVFADQVFIAHSKNNTWGSGRRQKSTGIVEAFCKICQRWQLDLMSMIMLLHLENVPDLASRILSGEQSVLPGDVEDRMTYVVAISLGLGAVFDDDAAAELDWLTSPREELRGETALSYMLEGTFLNILHVNDFVEELRGLK, encoded by the coding sequence ATGAGTAACATTTCTGCTTCGAAGTTGGCTCCAAGAGTTGGTGCAAACAGCCTGAGGCTCAACCCGGGGATGTCCAACTCACTCGGCCATCAAGCGTCAAACCGGTTTGTCGAAGTCAGAACCGCTGGCTCCGTGCGCGGGGCAGATTCGCGTTTCATTTACAAGGTATCGAGCAAAAACGTTCGGACGAAGCTTGAAGACGTGGAGTTTCGACTGGCAGAACTTGAGCGAGCCTCACTTAAGCCCGGTTCTGTTTTTGCTGATCAGGTCTTCATTGCTCACAGTAAGAATAATACCTGGGGATCTGGACGTCGCCAAAAGTCAACCGGGATTGTGGAGGCATTTTGCAAGATTTGCCAGAGATGGCAGCTCGATTTGATGTCGATGATCATGTTGTTGCACCTTGAAAATGTACCGGATCTTGCATCCAGGATACTGAGCGGTGAACAGTCGGTTTTGCCGGGCGATGTAGAAGATAGGATGACATATGTAGTCGCAATTAGCCTGGGTTTAGGAGCAGTCTTTGATGATGATGCTGCTGCAGAGCTGGATTGGCTAACGTCACCGCGCGAAGAGCTGCGAGGAGAAACTGCTCTCTCCTACATGCTTGAAGGCACTTTCCTCAACATCTTACACGTAAACGATTTTGTCGAAGAATTGCGCGGACTGAAGTAA